One genomic segment of Acinetobacter sp. C26M includes these proteins:
- a CDS encoding Ig-like domain-containing protein: protein MVAGSDLLADGDKTIDAKATFTDAAGNSSNVTDTQVYGVDTTPPSNSTTTVTINPITGDGVVDSTEAGANQSISGTVSGEYSVGDVVTVNVNGVTYNTTVQAGGSWTVTVAGSQLVLDADKVINVSIAATDAAGNVGNATADASYTVNITTPVVVVNP, encoded by the coding sequence GTGGTTGCAGGCAGTGACTTGTTGGCGGATGGTGATAAAACCATAGATGCGAAAGCGACCTTCACCGATGCAGCGGGCAACAGCAGCAATGTGACGGATACGCAAGTCTATGGTGTGGACACCACACCACCAAGCAACAGCACAACGACGGTTACGATCAATCCGATTACGGGCGATGGTGTGGTTGACTCGACAGAAGCAGGTGCGAACCAAAGCATCAGCGGAACTGTTAGCGGTGAATACAGCGTTGGTGATGTGGTGACCGTGAACGTCAATGGTGTGACTTACAACACCACAGTACAAGCGGGTGGCAGTTGGACAGTAACGGTTGCTGGTAGTCAATTGGTACTTGATGCAGACAAAGTGATTAACGTCAGCATTGCAGCGACTGATGCCGCAGGTAACGTGGGGAATGCGACCGCGGATGCGAGCTATACGGTGAACATCACTACACCAGTGGTGGTGGTGAACCCATGA
- a CDS encoding Ig-like domain-containing protein yields MGTAEPGSTVTVTFPNGSTVQVPTNPTTGVWTTPNPGNLPNGSTVTAVATDPAGNPSLPGSEVVDSLPPDTTGTVLNVNAVTADNVINAAEGAGNVTVTGTLTGVPADAATTVVTLLINGVTYTATVDPLTGNWTASVAGSDLLADGDKTIDAKATFTDAAGNSSNVTDTQVYGVDTTHQATAQRRLRSIRLRAMVWLTRQKQVRTKASAELLAVNTALVMW; encoded by the coding sequence ATGGGTACAGCAGAGCCTGGCTCAACAGTGACGGTGACCTTCCCGAATGGTAGTACAGTTCAAGTTCCAACTAATCCAACCACAGGCGTATGGACCACACCAAATCCAGGTAACTTACCAAACGGCAGTACAGTGACTGCGGTCGCGACTGACCCAGCAGGCAACCCATCGTTACCGGGCAGTGAAGTGGTAGATAGCTTGCCACCAGATACGACGGGTACGGTACTGAACGTCAATGCAGTGACTGCGGACAACGTGATCAATGCAGCAGAGGGTGCAGGCAATGTGACCGTCACAGGTACCTTAACGGGTGTTCCAGCGGATGCAGCAACTACTGTTGTGACCTTGCTGATCAATGGTGTGACGTACACAGCGACAGTTGATCCATTAACAGGCAACTGGACTGCAAGCGTTGCAGGCAGTGACCTGTTGGCGGATGGTGATAAAACCATAGATGCGAAAGCGACCTTCACCGATGCAGCGGGCAACAGCAGCAATGTGACGGATACGCAAGTCTATGGTGTGGACACCACACACCAAGCAACAGCACAACGACGGTTACGATCAATCCGATTACGGGCGATGGTGTGGTTGACTCGACAGAAGCAGGTGCGAACCAAAGCATCAGCGGAACTGTTAGCGGTGAATACAGCGTTGGTGATGTGGTGA